A stretch of the Rosa rugosa chromosome 5, drRosRugo1.1, whole genome shotgun sequence genome encodes the following:
- the LOC133711806 gene encoding putative disease resistance protein At1g50180, producing MAEAVVSFLVERVGDFIIQEGRSLSGVRDQVERAHTDLLFIKGFLKDADAKRRDGEAIRIFVAKIRDAAYDLEDVIEAFVLKVDSKRKGGIQNVLKRLGCIFIEGVRRHKIGSEIGVITITISDLKQNLQTYGIKEIRDSSTSLQLCEGQQLLRRTYTHVIDRNVVGVEDSVHELVGHLVKEEHRHRVVSIIGMGGSGKTTIAKQVYHHKEVTDHFDCLAWVCISQQYQVRDVLERIYVKLLCPTKEEREEIKNLNDDEIPGRLSRLQNEKKCLIVLDDIWKRETWDFLKAAFECHEDSKSRILLTTRNEQVASHADENGFHYRPPALNESESWELFEKIAMSGRKAGIDAEVYTKMEELGKEMVQHCRGLPLAVIVLAGLLARKNTIKDWVTIRENVGVYISRGFGRLEEEHAYVSWVLALSYDDLPYHLKPCFLYLGHFPEDHEIRMKRLTRLWIAEGFISLTKQRQSLGETMEDVAYNWLNELVERCVIQVGERSSTFENIKTCRIHDLLRDLCLRKAEEENFLQIVKGSHKNEAMHPVSSSSSMVTYVSSMGKIRRLAVYLDENDDKLVSSLGERGGHLRSLLYFGPSDNYWFPKRKELIPSMFKDFKLLRSLMIEGMNDGEVNIELPREIGSMVHLRFLSLRNSNIKSFPPFLGNLICLQTLDFRVTYNFMFIPNG from the exons ATGGCTGAGGCTGTTGTTTCTTTTCTAGTGGAAAGAGTTGGTGACTTCATCATTCAAGAAGGCAGATCCTTGTCCGGAGTTCGCGATCAAGTTGAGCGTGCACATACAGACCTACTATTCATCAAGGGCTTCCTCAAAGATGCAGACGCAAAACGACGAGATGGTGAGGCAATACGCATTTTTGTTGCCAAAATTAGAGATGCTGCTTATGATTTGGAGGATGTCATTGAAGCTTTTGTCTTGAAGGTGGATTCCAAGAGGAAAGGAGGTATACAGAATGTTTTGAAGAGGTTGGGGTGCATCTTCATTGAAGGAGTTCGTCGTCACAAGATTGGGTCAGAAATTGGGGTAATTACTATCACGATTTCTGATTTGAAGCAGAACTTGCAAACTTATGGTATCAAGGAGATAAGGGATTCCTCTACTTCCCTCCAATTGTGTGAAGGACAACAACTACTGAGGCGAACTTACACTCATGTTATTGATCGTAATGTGGTCGGGGTAGAGGATTCTGTCCATGAATTGGTTGGGCATTTGGTGAAGGAAGAGCATCGCCACCGAGTTGTTTCTATTATTGGGATGGGCGGATCTGGGAAAACAACTATTGCTAAACAAGTTTATCATCACAAAGAGGTAACAGACCATTTCGATTGTTTGGCTTGGGTTTGTATATCTCAACAATATCAAGTCAGGGATGTCTTGGAGAGGATTTATGTCAAACTTCTTTGCCCCACAAAAGAGGAAAGAGAAGAAATCAAAAATTTGAATGATGACGAAATACCAGGGAGGCTTTCTCGTCtccaaaatgaaaaaaaatgttTGATTGTCCTTGATGACATTTGGAAAAGAGAGACCTGGGACTTTTTGAAGGCTGCATTTGAATGCCATGAAGACTCAAAGAGCAGAATACTACTTACTACACGCAATGAACAAGTAGCTTCGCATGCCGATGAGAACGGTTTTCACTACCGACCTCCAGCACTAAATGAGTCTGAGAGTTGGGAGCTGTTTGAGAAGATTGCAATGAGTGGAAGGAAAGCTGGAATAG ATGCTGAAGTTTACACGAAGATGGAAGAATTAGGAAAAGAAATGGTTCAACATTGTAGGGGTCTGCCACTAGCTGTCATTGTACTTGCTGGACTTCTTGCTAGGAAAAACACAATTAAAGATTGGGTAACCATAAGAGAAAATGTTGGTGTTTACATAAGTAGAGGCTTTGGCCGCCTGGAAGAAGAACATGCATATGTATCATGGGTGTTGGCGTTGAGTTATGATGACTTGCCGTATCACTTAAAACCCTGTTTCCTATATTTAGGACATTTTCCCGAGGATCATGAGATCCGGATGAAGAGGTTGACAAGACTATGGATTGCAGAAGGTTTTATTTCTTTGACAAAACAAAGGCAAAGTTTAGGGGAAACAATGGAGGATGTGGCATACAATTGGTTGAATGAGTTGGTAGAAAGGTGTGTGATTCAAGTAGGAGAGAGAAGTTCAACTTTTGAGAATATTAAAACTTGCCGGATACATGATCTTTTGCGAGATTTGTGTTTGAGGAAGGCGGAAGAGgaaaattttctccaaattgTCAAAGGTTCTCATAAAAATGAGGCAATGCAtccagtttcttcttcttcttccatggtAACCTATGTATCATCAATGGGTAAGATTCGAAGACTTGCCGTCTACTTGGATGAGAATGATGATAAATTGGTATCCTCACTTGGGGAAAGAGGTGGACACCTTAGGTCCTTGTTATATTTTGGCCCCAGCGATAATTATTGGTTTCCTAAAAGGAAAGAATTAATACCTTCCATGTTCAAGGATTTCAAATTACTCAGATCATTGATGATTGAAGGTATGAATGATGGAGAAGTAAACATAGAGCTGCCTAGAGAAATTGGAAGCATGGTCCACTTGAGGTTTCTGAGTCTAAGGAACAGTAATATAAAATCGTTTCCTCCGTTCCTAGGAAACTTGATTTGTTTGCAGACACTTGATTTCCGTGTTACATATAACTTCATGTTTATCCCAAAT GGCTAA